The genomic interval GGGCGATCCTCCTAGTGAGAGCATATGATCTCTATGGCAATATTGTGGAGAGCGAGATCTCAGTAACATTTAGAGAAGTACAGAGGGCAGCTACGGCACAGACCACAACTATAGCTGTAACTACAACACAACCTCCTATATATACAACCACACCGCCAGCTATTATCGTAGCTACCACAACGCCGGTAACAGTAATCACTAGCGCTATTAGCCCACCAGTAGAAACAACTGGTTCAGCAACACCACCTACAGCTATATATACTCAAAGAGCTATTGGCGATTCACTCGGACTTATAGTTGGTATAGTAATAGCTGTTGTTGGCATAGCTTTGGTAGTGATCCTCTTTATAAAAAGGAGAGGCTAGTTTTAAAAATACTACTTTGTCTCCCCCTCTTTCTCAGCTTTAGCCTGCTCCTCTAGCTTTTTAAGCTCCGCCTCAATCTCCTTCTCTATCTCCTCTATTGGCTTGGGTGGTGGTGTGGTTGCAAGTGTATAGCCTATCCAGCCTAGGATCCCCATAACACCTGTAACAGCTACGAATATCGTTATCTTAATAAGGATCTCCGCTATTCTATCTTCAGCGAAGAACAGCCCATATAGATATATCAATATAATCACAGCGCTAATCACCATTAACCCTAATCCGATCAGCTTATCTCTTTCAGGCATTTTGGCACCATATGTAGATGGTGTAGGGGATATATTAATAAATGGTATATGGTAATAACAGATTCTATATAGGAGGCATCTAATTTACGGCTGCGAGCTTCACCCATTAGGGCGGGGAGGTCAGAGCCCTTTATCCCCGGGGTTTAGTTGTGAATAGTCATTCGCTTTAGTATTGTGGGTGGAGGGTATCTTTTTATTATAGCTTAAAAAGTTTTTTTGCTATTTCAAGTAATATAGATCGTTCTTATGTAGAAAAGTATTTAAGCAATGTAAGATTTTATTTAACTCAAGTGCGTATATATGGTGCAGGTTAGCACATATCTTCCAATACCAAGGCAGGTGGGGGAGGAGTTCTGGGATGTTGAGAGAATTGAGCATATAAGGAGGCTTGCTACTACGGGTAAGCCTTACAAGATATATGTTGATAGAAGGGATAGTTTGAGGATATTAGATAGAGTTATCTTTAAGGAACTTCCAAAGGATCTAGATCCAAAGGAGGATGTGAATGCATCTACATACACAGAGATCTCCGGGATACCGATGTCATCACCTATATATCTAGGGGATATGTCCTATGGAGCTCTGAGCGGGATCCCCAATATAGCTATAGCTATGGCTGCAGATGCTATGGGAATCCTCGCTGGA from Sulfolobales archaeon carries:
- a CDS encoding transcriptional regulator encodes the protein MPERDKLIGLGLMVISAVIILIYLYGLFFAEDRIAEILIKITIFVAVTGVMGILGWIGYTLATTPPPKPIEEIEKEIEAELKKLEEQAKAEKEGETK
- a CDS encoding glutamate synthase-related protein, whose amino-acid sequence is MVQVSTYLPIPRQVGEEFWDVERIEHIRRLATTGKPYKIYVDRRDSLRILDRVIFKELPKDLDPKEDVNASTYTEISGIPMSSPIYLGDMSYGALSGIPNIAIAMAADAMGILAGTGEGGLHPDVARYKRIFIQWASARFGVDIDVLMKGMGIVIKIGQGAKPGIGGHLPGSKVTEPISLTRRIPVG